In the Prosthecobacter dejongeii genome, one interval contains:
- a CDS encoding lectin-like domain-containing protein: protein MMKFSVFFVICTGWLILGGRASAADDHALSDLLSAEAQMLAPTFIAPTGPAPTPTQRNQVGVWSPIISWTPHIPVTAATLPDGRLLTFASNQRTTFPVGAEFTYAAVWNPATGVFTEINNNRHDMFCGGTVLLPDGRLVVNGGRNTTRLTSIFDWRTSKWAVMPNMNDGRWYNTSVALTDGSIFTVTGDGGTNTAERWTAANNWTRLSSINWATVVGQPGYVTRWHPLMVIAPDGRLFHGGPTRQMNWVTTSGTGSLTYSGVNVPGTHYPKEGCFAMYDEGRILVAGGSLNTNSNPNDSSTGTSTNLAFTIDIRSGTPVVAATSSMKYVRQFANSVILPNGEVMVMGGNSSGLKFNDTGSILSPEIWNPTTGQWREVTDMSVPRNYHSLALLLPDGRVWSGGGGLSGNSADHRDAQLYTPPMLFKADGTAAVRPVIQQAPSYIGTGMTFSVQATPGLTKFSFIKMSSQTHSMNTDLRYLRLPFTETSPGIYAVTSHANLNVMTPGYWMLFGIGADGAYSEAKIIQVDPATTVTITNPGSQFSAMNAATVLAVYGLAPGNGSLSFSASSLPPGLVIQSSTGIISGTPTSTGTYASRVTVSDGITTASADFTWTITPANITHDFASFSSSNSSLQLNGSASITGGVLQLTPNGANLAGSAFLKTPVPITQGTSFSTRFVFRMNGSGDGADGMTFVLQNDRPDAVGSAGGGLGYEGLIESLAIELDTYAGGTDPNANHIGVLTSGIISPHLSTYTAPFDLENGANHTLWAEYDGHTDTLRVYLAQGVVTTRPATPILTTTGLDLTSLIGPSAWVGFTGATGGSTNTHEVLSWSFFSNAFALPTPPVVTNPGAQNGVMGIAVNRPIFAADINQDSLAYTASGLPPGLSIHATTGVISGTPTASGTYTPTVIVSDGNTPPINVSFSWTINSTLVLQPLATSAVITGVSVNFIAQSSGGANPRYRWDFGDGSPITAYSSATLALHPYSSPGRYLVSLTATDDTGIIATTSVYQVIHAPLTGKKPTHSTSIVFEDRATGNDRVWVVNPDSDTVAILDASTKTKLAETNVGKAPRSVAIAPDGRIWVVNTESASLSILNSSSFAVVSTVTLPPGSRPFGLAFDPNGSAAFVALEGSGQILKLNPTTGATITAQNAGQHVRHLSINANGTRVYASRFISPSVPGENTAAPNPSGKGGEVVVLDAGTLAIEKTILLQHSEAEDTPTSAKGLPNYLGAMALSPDGLYGWVPSKQDNIKRGTLRNGIGLNHDQTLRAIASRINLTTQTEDYAGRVDFDNAGMPSAAVFDPWGGYLFVALESSRSVAVVAAWSQEELLRFNAGRAPQGLTLSPDGRTLYVQNFMDRSVTIHDVSTILNGGVQLPPAPITVSTSNTEKLSPQVLTGKQLFYDAVDSRLALQEYISCAGCHNDGGHDGRTWDLTGFGEGLRNTITLRGHGHHGALHWSGNFDEVQDFEGQIRNLAGGTGLMPDAQFNAGTRNQPLGDAKVGLSSDLDAIAAYVKSLTSESRSPHRGSEGQLTAAATEGEKIFRQQNCASCHSGTTFSNSALNIFSSIGTLKPSSGKRLNGDLTGLDVPTLRGLWATAPYLHDGSAATLTDAVRAHSGVTLTDPELSNLTAYLQQLDDNPSTAPLPVTVILASTAGSVITQPVTVTATFSHPVTGFTLSDINVTGGSASALSGSGTTYTFTLIPTANVTLTLAANVAQDSTGLGNLASTPLTMVFQAPAPVLVGQDIGGLLLPGNSALDSSTGTYTLTASGRDIFFNEDGFHFSKLVLNGDGEIRARVRSFSNTNPWAKAGVMIREDLTAGSRHATVFITPPAANNGFGLVARTVANAETAYAQGPTLNPVPNNWIRLVRAGNLLTGYASADGSTWTLVSSVTLSSLPSQVFMGLAATSGRLNETTTAVFDQVQITGTQTILPPAVILSAASSLETGPFTAQVQFTQPVTGLTLNDFVSTQATLSNLTGSGSSYSLTVTPTATGNITLSLPAAAVTNAGFVSNTASNILSVSYSPPVVISLQGQDVGTVEVSGSTSFENGLYTLKAAGADIFFTQDGFQYALTQLTGDGEIRARVLSQTNQNPWAKAGVMFRENLTGGSRHVMMFTTPMGAGNGFGSVARTTANEATNYSAGTALNAAPNNWVRLVRVGNNLTAYASANGTAWTQVSSTTLTALPSSLYVGLALTSGSRSQLSTATFDNVQVVGAQSVVAPAVTLSSPSPLETGAFTLQAQFTQNVTGLALSDFTVTNGTASNLSGSGTLYRLTITPTAEGNVSITLPAGAAQNSSAAPSTISNTLLVNYIPPAMINLQGQDVGNIALAGSTTYNASTGAYTLKGAGEDIFFTQDGFQYAAIQLVGDGEIRARITSQTNQNPWGKAGVMFRESLTPGSRHALMFTTPTSAGNGFGFVWRSGVNAAASYAGGPALNPVPNNWVRLVRLGNTFTAYASATGTSWTPVSVITLEGVPTTMHVGLAVTSSRAAELCTATFDNVQIVGTPSVANGSGSTPGTTDPLPGSSNAKDRDFDGDDVNDLIEYALDSDHQYDAGWWLTTTPEGRVDAHLIRPRTIADVSFKLETSTNLRDWQPLSLAPLVTDLGAEEEQLTWPGISHVTGQSAQRGIVRLRVTHSSGISAASTPQCWQQHALIPGSQTIGVSWVNAPLYAGFVADLASADSLHVQGSILVPSPMNAPCYLEVRDGAYAGHRYDIRSMVGQTISLALDSPHSTLASLPADLAGARVVIRPHVTLNQVFPKTHLQGAYSSTQADQVLTFEQLEWKRHWLELSSTRHEWRPTGDSTQTSDDDMIIPPGTGVMVKIASQPVTYTLTGHVRTGVFVRPLDQTHNLLALPWPVDATPQQLQFAATQGFTAGKNSSVSDQLQLWAGDSTPGASIYTVYWLRQSSTTGAWMPRADASAPDVSATLLLSAHRSFFLKIIPRSGQSEWKMPQFSP from the coding sequence ATGATGAAGTTTTCTGTATTTTTTGTGATCTGCACCGGCTGGTTGATTCTTGGCGGTCGTGCCTCAGCCGCAGATGACCACGCTTTGTCAGACCTACTTTCAGCGGAGGCTCAGATGCTAGCCCCCACCTTCATCGCTCCCACTGGCCCAGCACCTACGCCGACTCAGAGAAACCAAGTGGGCGTGTGGTCGCCCATCATCAGTTGGACACCGCACATCCCGGTCACTGCGGCCACCCTTCCAGATGGTCGCCTGCTGACCTTTGCCTCCAATCAACGTACCACTTTCCCTGTCGGCGCAGAGTTCACCTATGCCGCTGTTTGGAATCCTGCTACAGGCGTTTTCACGGAGATCAATAACAACCGCCACGACATGTTCTGCGGGGGTACCGTGCTGCTTCCAGATGGCCGTTTGGTTGTAAATGGCGGGCGCAATACCACGCGACTGACCAGCATCTTCGACTGGCGGACCAGCAAATGGGCCGTGATGCCTAACATGAACGATGGACGCTGGTACAATACCAGCGTCGCATTGACCGATGGCAGCATCTTTACCGTCACAGGAGATGGCGGAACTAACACGGCCGAACGCTGGACTGCGGCTAATAACTGGACACGACTCAGCAGCATCAACTGGGCCACGGTGGTGGGACAGCCCGGCTACGTCACCCGCTGGCATCCCCTGATGGTCATCGCTCCTGATGGGCGTCTCTTCCATGGGGGACCCACCCGCCAGATGAACTGGGTCACCACCTCAGGCACCGGCAGTCTAACCTATAGTGGGGTCAATGTCCCGGGCACGCATTATCCTAAAGAGGGCTGTTTTGCCATGTATGATGAAGGCCGCATCTTAGTCGCAGGCGGCTCTCTCAATACCAACTCAAATCCAAACGATAGCTCAACAGGCACCAGTACCAATCTTGCTTTCACCATTGATATCCGCAGCGGAACCCCCGTGGTCGCGGCTACGTCCTCCATGAAGTATGTCCGGCAGTTTGCTAATTCGGTCATCCTTCCCAATGGCGAAGTCATGGTCATGGGAGGCAACTCGTCGGGCCTGAAGTTCAATGATACAGGCAGCATCCTGTCGCCTGAAATTTGGAATCCCACCACCGGTCAGTGGCGTGAAGTCACGGACATGAGTGTCCCACGCAATTATCACTCACTCGCCCTGCTGCTACCCGACGGCCGTGTGTGGTCAGGTGGCGGTGGGCTGTCTGGCAACAGTGCCGATCATCGCGATGCACAACTCTACACTCCGCCCATGCTCTTTAAGGCTGACGGCACCGCGGCCGTGCGCCCAGTCATCCAGCAGGCTCCATCCTACATCGGCACGGGCATGACCTTCAGCGTTCAGGCGACACCAGGTCTGACCAAATTCAGCTTCATCAAAATGTCTTCCCAGACACACTCGATGAACACGGATCTGCGCTACCTCAGACTGCCTTTCACAGAAACTTCTCCAGGCATCTACGCTGTAACATCTCACGCAAATTTAAATGTGATGACTCCGGGATACTGGATGCTTTTTGGCATCGGAGCTGATGGTGCATATTCTGAAGCGAAGATCATTCAGGTGGACCCAGCCACCACCGTCACCATCACCAATCCTGGCAGCCAATTCAGCGCCATGAATGCAGCCACCGTTTTAGCGGTTTACGGTCTTGCACCTGGTAATGGCAGCCTCAGTTTCAGCGCCAGTTCCCTGCCTCCGGGTCTTGTCATTCAGAGCAGCACGGGCATCATCAGCGGCACCCCTACTAGCACAGGCACATATGCCTCCCGCGTCACCGTGAGTGATGGCATCACAACCGCTAGCGCCGACTTCACCTGGACCATCACTCCGGCCAACATCACGCATGATTTCGCCAGCTTCAGCAGCAGCAATAGCAGCCTTCAATTGAATGGCAGCGCCAGTATCACGGGGGGCGTGCTTCAACTGACCCCCAATGGCGCCAACCTCGCAGGTTCCGCTTTTTTGAAAACGCCAGTCCCCATCACTCAGGGCACCTCATTCAGCACTCGTTTTGTTTTTCGCATGAATGGCTCTGGCGATGGTGCCGATGGCATGACTTTCGTATTACAGAATGACCGACCTGATGCAGTCGGCAGTGCAGGTGGCGGCCTTGGCTATGAAGGGCTCATAGAAAGTCTTGCGATCGAACTGGATACCTATGCCGGCGGTACCGACCCCAATGCCAATCACATCGGCGTGCTGACCAGTGGCATCATTTCCCCGCACCTTTCCACCTACACAGCGCCCTTCGATCTTGAAAATGGAGCTAATCACACCCTGTGGGCTGAGTACGATGGTCATACCGATACTTTACGTGTTTATCTGGCTCAAGGAGTCGTCACCACACGTCCAGCGACACCGATTCTAACAACAACGGGGCTTGATCTGACAAGCCTCATTGGCCCGAGTGCCTGGGTCGGCTTCACAGGCGCTACTGGAGGAAGCACAAACACCCATGAGGTGCTAAGCTGGAGCTTTTTCAGCAACGCCTTTGCTCTCCCAACGCCACCAGTCGTGACCAATCCAGGCGCCCAGAACGGGGTTATGGGTATTGCAGTGAATCGGCCCATATTCGCTGCCGATATCAATCAAGACTCACTCGCCTACACTGCTTCAGGCTTGCCTCCAGGTCTCTCCATTCATGCCACGACAGGGGTGATCAGCGGCACCCCCACGGCCTCTGGAACATACACGCCAACAGTTATTGTGAGTGATGGCAATACACCCCCCATCAACGTGAGCTTTTCTTGGACAATCAATAGCACTCTGGTGCTACAACCGCTAGCCACCTCCGCCGTCATCACCGGTGTCAGTGTCAACTTCATTGCTCAAAGCAGTGGTGGGGCCAATCCGCGTTATCGCTGGGACTTTGGAGATGGCAGTCCTATCACTGCCTACAGCAGTGCCACGCTGGCCTTGCACCCTTACTCATCCCCAGGCCGCTACTTGGTCAGCCTGACGGCCACCGATGACACCGGAATCATCGCCACCACCAGTGTTTATCAAGTCATCCATGCACCTCTCACGGGGAAAAAGCCGACCCATTCGACCAGCATTGTATTTGAAGACCGAGCCACGGGAAATGACCGCGTTTGGGTAGTCAATCCAGATAGCGACACGGTAGCTATCCTGGATGCCTCTACAAAAACAAAACTAGCTGAAACCAATGTTGGCAAAGCCCCTCGCAGTGTGGCCATTGCCCCAGATGGACGCATCTGGGTGGTCAATACAGAAAGCGCTAGCCTGTCCATTCTCAACAGCAGCTCTTTTGCCGTTGTCTCCACGGTGACATTGCCACCAGGCTCACGCCCCTTCGGCTTAGCTTTTGATCCCAATGGCAGCGCTGCCTTTGTGGCTCTTGAAGGATCCGGTCAGATCCTCAAACTCAATCCCACCACCGGGGCCACAATAACTGCCCAAAACGCCGGGCAGCACGTGCGCCACCTTTCGATCAATGCGAATGGTACTCGCGTTTATGCCAGCCGTTTTATCAGTCCCTCCGTGCCAGGTGAAAATACCGCTGCCCCTAATCCCAGTGGCAAAGGTGGCGAAGTCGTCGTTCTGGATGCAGGCACCTTAGCCATTGAAAAAACCATCTTGCTCCAGCACAGCGAAGCAGAAGACACACCGACTTCCGCCAAAGGTCTGCCTAACTACCTCGGCGCGATGGCCCTATCTCCAGATGGCCTCTACGGTTGGGTGCCGTCCAAACAGGATAACATCAAACGTGGCACACTTCGCAACGGCATCGGATTAAATCATGACCAAACTCTTCGTGCCATCGCTAGCCGCATCAATCTCACCACCCAAACGGAAGATTATGCTGGCCGTGTGGATTTTGACAATGCGGGGATGCCCAGTGCCGCAGTCTTCGACCCCTGGGGCGGTTATTTGTTTGTTGCGTTAGAGAGCAGCCGCTCCGTCGCTGTTGTAGCGGCTTGGTCTCAAGAAGAATTGCTGCGTTTCAATGCTGGCCGCGCACCTCAGGGGCTCACGCTTTCTCCCGATGGTCGCACTTTGTACGTACAGAATTTTATGGACCGCAGCGTCACCATTCATGATGTCAGCACGATCCTGAATGGCGGCGTGCAATTGCCCCCTGCCCCCATCACCGTCAGCACCAGCAACACCGAAAAACTGTCCCCTCAAGTTCTAACAGGCAAACAGCTTTTTTACGATGCTGTGGACAGCCGACTCGCTCTCCAGGAGTACATTTCCTGCGCAGGCTGCCACAATGATGGGGGCCATGACGGTCGCACCTGGGATCTAACTGGTTTCGGTGAAGGACTGCGCAACACCATCACCCTACGTGGCCATGGCCATCACGGAGCCTTGCATTGGTCTGGCAACTTCGACGAAGTGCAGGACTTCGAAGGACAGATCCGCAATCTCGCTGGGGGCACCGGGTTGATGCCGGACGCCCAATTCAATGCAGGCACTCGCAATCAACCGTTAGGCGATGCCAAGGTAGGCCTCAGCAGTGATTTGGACGCCATCGCCGCTTATGTCAAATCACTCACTTCCGAGTCTCGCAGCCCTCATCGCGGTTCAGAAGGTCAATTGACCGCAGCAGCCACTGAAGGCGAAAAAATCTTCCGTCAGCAGAACTGCGCCAGTTGCCACAGTGGCACGACCTTTTCCAACAGCGCTTTGAACATCTTCAGCAGCATCGGCACCTTGAAGCCTTCCAGTGGCAAACGACTGAATGGAGACCTCACAGGTCTAGATGTGCCCACTCTTCGCGGCCTTTGGGCCACAGCCCCGTATCTTCATGATGGCTCTGCCGCCACACTTACCGACGCCGTTCGCGCTCACAGTGGCGTGACATTGACCGATCCCGAGCTCTCCAATCTCACGGCCTACCTCCAGCAATTGGATGACAATCCCTCCACTGCACCACTTCCAGTGACCGTCATCTTAGCCAGCACAGCAGGCAGCGTGATCACGCAGCCCGTCACCGTGACCGCGACTTTCAGTCACCCGGTCACGGGCTTCACCCTTTCCGACATCAACGTCACCGGCGGCAGCGCTAGCGCTTTATCAGGTAGCGGTACCACGTACACATTCACCCTCATACCCACGGCGAATGTGACTTTAACTCTCGCCGCAAATGTGGCCCAAGATTCCACTGGCCTGGGGAATTTAGCATCGACTCCGTTAACCATGGTGTTTCAAGCTCCTGCTCCCGTGCTTGTCGGGCAGGATATCGGCGGCCTACTCTTGCCGGGTAACTCAGCTCTAGACTCCTCCACTGGCACCTATACTTTGACGGCTTCGGGGCGAGACATCTTCTTCAACGAAGACGGCTTTCACTTCAGTAAACTCGTGCTGAATGGAGACGGAGAAATCCGTGCTCGTGTCCGTAGTTTCTCCAACACGAATCCTTGGGCAAAGGCGGGCGTAATGATCCGTGAAGACCTCACCGCAGGTTCACGCCATGCCACAGTCTTCATCACTCCCCCCGCAGCTAACAATGGATTTGGTTTAGTAGCTCGCACTGTTGCCAATGCAGAAACTGCCTACGCCCAAGGCCCAACCCTGAATCCTGTGCCTAACAACTGGATCCGTCTTGTCCGTGCCGGAAATTTACTCACGGGCTACGCCTCTGCAGATGGCAGCACTTGGACTCTCGTCAGCAGTGTCACTCTTTCCAGCCTTCCTTCTCAGGTTTTCATGGGCCTGGCTGCGACCTCTGGCCGCCTCAACGAAACCACCACAGCGGTCTTCGACCAAGTCCAGATCACCGGCACACAGACCATTCTCCCGCCAGCGGTGATTCTCAGTGCAGCCTCCAGCCTAGAAACAGGTCCTTTCACCGCACAGGTGCAGTTCACCCAACCTGTCACCGGTCTCACCTTAAATGACTTTGTCTCCACACAGGCCACGCTTTCTAACCTCACAGGCAGCGGGTCTAGCTATAGCCTTACCGTCACCCCCACGGCCACAGGCAACATCACGTTAAGCCTTCCCGCCGCCGCCGTGACCAATGCCGGTTTCGTCTCCAACACTGCCTCCAATATCCTCAGCGTCAGCTACTCGCCACCAGTCGTTATCTCACTCCAAGGACAGGATGTCGGCACCGTCGAAGTCAGTGGTTCTACCTCCTTTGAAAACGGCCTCTACACATTAAAAGCAGCAGGAGCAGACATCTTCTTCACTCAAGATGGCTTCCAGTATGCGCTGACTCAGCTAACCGGTGATGGTGAAATCCGGGCACGAGTCTTGAGCCAAACGAATCAAAATCCCTGGGCTAAAGCAGGTGTCATGTTCCGCGAAAATCTCACAGGCGGCTCACGTCACGTCATGATGTTCACCACTCCCATGGGTGCGGGCAATGGTTTCGGAAGTGTCGCACGCACCACTGCCAATGAGGCGACAAACTACAGCGCAGGTACCGCTCTGAATGCGGCCCCTAACAACTGGGTTCGACTGGTGCGCGTGGGAAATAACTTGACCGCTTATGCCTCCGCCAATGGCACGGCTTGGACTCAAGTAAGCAGCACCACATTAACAGCTCTGCCCTCCTCACTGTATGTAGGCCTGGCTCTCACCTCCGGCTCACGCTCACAACTTAGTACCGCGACCTTCGATAATGTTCAAGTCGTGGGCGCTCAAAGCGTCGTCGCTCCAGCGGTCACATTGTCATCCCCTTCCCCTCTAGAAACTGGCGCATTTACTTTACAAGCACAGTTCACTCAAAATGTCACTGGATTAGCACTCTCTGACTTTACGGTGACAAATGGCACGGCCTCCAATCTCAGTGGCAGCGGCACCCTATACAGGCTCACCATTACACCGACAGCCGAAGGCAATGTTAGCATCACCCTTCCTGCCGGTGCTGCACAAAACAGCAGTGCCGCTCCCAGCACGATCTCAAACACACTCTTGGTTAACTATATTCCACCAGCAATGATCAATCTCCAGGGGCAAGATGTCGGGAATATTGCCCTCGCAGGGTCCACCACCTACAATGCCAGTACGGGTGCCTACACCTTGAAAGGAGCGGGTGAAGACATCTTTTTCACTCAGGATGGATTCCAATATGCAGCTATTCAACTGGTGGGGGACGGAGAAATCCGCGCGCGCATCACCAGCCAAACCAATCAGAATCCATGGGGCAAAGCAGGTGTCATGTTCCGCGAGTCCCTCACACCAGGCTCACGTCACGCCTTAATGTTCACCACCCCCACGAGTGCTGGAAACGGATTCGGTTTCGTCTGGCGCTCCGGCGTCAATGCCGCAGCGAGTTACGCAGGAGGTCCAGCCCTGAATCCCGTGCCTAACAACTGGGTCCGTCTCGTGCGTTTGGGAAATACTTTCACCGCTTACGCCTCCGCCACTGGCACAAGCTGGACCCCCGTCAGTGTCATTACCCTGGAAGGAGTCCCTACGACCATGCATGTCGGACTAGCTGTCACTTCATCCAGAGCCGCAGAACTTTGCACCGCCACCTTTGACAATGTTCAAATCGTCGGCACTCCGTCCGTGGCCAATGGTAGTGGCAGCACACCGGGCACCACCGATCCCCTGCCTGGATCTTCCAATGCTAAAGACCGGGATTTCGATGGGGACGATGTCAATGATCTCATCGAATATGCCTTGGATAGTGATCATCAATATGATGCAGGCTGGTGGCTCACCACCACCCCAGAAGGCCGCGTGGATGCCCACCTTATTCGGCCCCGCACCATTGCCGACGTCAGCTTTAAATTGGAAACCAGCACCAATTTACGCGATTGGCAGCCCCTCTCACTGGCACCGCTAGTGACGGATCTTGGGGCCGAGGAAGAACAACTCACTTGGCCAGGCATCAGCCATGTTACCGGGCAGTCAGCCCAGAGGGGCATCGTTCGTCTCCGGGTTACCCATAGCAGTGGTATTTCGGCCGCCAGCACTCCTCAATGCTGGCAGCAGCATGCGTTGATTCCTGGGAGTCAAACCATTGGCGTCAGTTGGGTCAATGCCCCCCTTTATGCTGGCTTTGTGGCGGATCTTGCCTCCGCAGATTCTCTCCATGTGCAAGGCTCCATCCTGGTCCCCTCCCCCATGAATGCTCCTTGTTACTTAGAGGTGCGGGATGGCGCTTACGCTGGTCATCGTTATGACATACGCAGCATGGTGGGCCAGACCATTTCACTGGCTCTGGACTCCCCCCATTCCACATTGGCTTCGTTGCCCGCTGACCTCGCCGGAGCACGCGTGGTCATTCGTCCCCATGTCACGCTCAATCAAGTATTCCCAAAGACACATTTGCAAGGGGCTTACAGCTCCACTCAGGCAGATCAAGTCCTGACTTTCGAACAACTGGAGTGGAAGAGACATTGGTTGGAGCTTTCCTCCACCCGCCATGAATGGCGCCCGACGGGCGATAGTACACAAACCTCGGATGACGACATGATCATTCCCCCAGGAACGGGTGTCATGGTCAAAATCGCCAGCCAACCTGTTACCTACACCCTCACTGGTCATGTGCGCACCGGCGTCTTTGTGCGTCCTTTGGATCAAACGCATAACTTGTTAGCCCTTCCCTGGCCCGTAGATGCCACGCCACAGCAATTACAATTCGCTGCTACCCAAGGTTTCACCGCAGGTAAAAACAGTTCCGTATCTGATCAGCTCCAACTCTGGGCAGGAGACTCTACCCCAGGAGCCTCCATCTATACGGTCTATTGGTTACGCCAGAGCAGCACCACCGGTGCCTGGATGCCTAGAGCAGATGCCTCTGCACCCGATGTCAGCGCTACTTTACTCTTATCTGCACATCGCAGCTTTTTCTTGAAGATCATTCCACGTTCCGGTCAATCCGAATGGAAAATGCCACAGTTTAGCCCATAG
- a CDS encoding helix-turn-helix transcriptional regulator, with product MIFPILRDILHTPAVDIILHLKQSPGMTVKELCSIMKMSYMGVKQHCDALAEKGYLDTWRHPVPHGRPEKIYRLTAKLDPLFPSASADHFMELLRQAERLFGATAPEKLLYAFFASKAERYARKVSAETELENKALVLARLRSTDGCMSVVEMSGQGKLRIVDYHCPYGEVLKQYPLIEEIECEMIERLLDCPVERNVVEKSGLRRVTFTLERPVL from the coding sequence ATGATTTTCCCCATCCTGCGTGACATCCTCCACACCCCGGCGGTGGATATCATTCTGCACTTGAAGCAGTCTCCTGGCATGACGGTCAAGGAACTGTGCTCAATCATGAAAATGAGTTACATGGGGGTGAAACAGCACTGTGACGCGCTCGCTGAAAAAGGTTACCTGGATACCTGGAGGCATCCCGTCCCCCATGGCAGACCTGAAAAAATCTATCGCTTAACAGCGAAGCTCGACCCGCTCTTCCCCTCTGCTTCGGCCGACCATTTCATGGAGTTACTCCGCCAAGCCGAGCGCCTTTTTGGTGCCACCGCCCCTGAAAAGCTTCTATATGCTTTTTTTGCCTCCAAAGCGGAACGCTATGCTCGCAAAGTCTCAGCAGAAACTGAGCTTGAAAACAAAGCTCTCGTTCTCGCTCGTCTTCGAAGCACCGATGGCTGCATGTCCGTTGTTGAAATGAGCGGCCAAGGCAAGCTTCGCATTGTGGACTACCACTGCCCGTATGGAGAGGTCTTAAAGCAATACCCCCTCATCGAGGAAATCGAATGTGAGATGATTGAGCGACTGCTCGACTGTCCCGTTGAACGCAATGTCGTAGAAAAGTCAGGCTTACGGCGTGTGACATTCACTCTTGAAAGACCCGTCCTGTAG
- a CDS encoding MbnP family protein, whose amino-acid sequence MISISTLKLTRLVMMAACLWVTVLQAQVFELEVQPILPRGSKNKSEETNDSAYEIQRLDFLLSKLALQREDGTWLESSDWFAFYSLQKGRLKARAEGIPAGKFTAIRFDVGLPPEADQSDPNQRPVDHALHPDVCGLHWGWQGGYVFMALEGHWVRPDATQGGFSYHLAKAPHAIHVVIPVDFQGGGPLTVKLRLDASRLLKGVDFAHHGTSTHSRDGDPLIPLLRKNIQQAFSLQSVHHDLYQAPALIKPTLSSASAHSEFYNLAITSRFPQVSLPTDNPLTPQGVALGEALFHDPRLSINNSQSCASCHQRSAAFADSRKFSLGAEGTLGVRQAMPLFNLAWEPAFFWDGRAKNLREQVLLPIQNKHEMNESLERVVAKIADHKEAFFAAFNTTEITPEFIAKALEQYLLSLISQESRFDRAVRKVALMTEEEKRGLQLFVTEFDPARGLRGADCFHCHGGTLFTDHQFKNNGLDLISSDLGRMQVTGLETDKGKFKTPSLRNIAVTAPYMHDGRFATLEEVVEHYSTGVQRSENLDPNLAKHPDAGLQLTKEEKQALVAFLKTLTDEDFIASPAPSKLANRP is encoded by the coding sequence ATGATTTCAATCTCAACCCTAAAGCTGACACGCCTTGTGATGATGGCAGCTTGTTTATGGGTGACTGTCTTACAAGCTCAGGTCTTCGAGCTTGAGGTGCAGCCGATTCTGCCGCGTGGATCAAAAAACAAATCTGAAGAAACCAATGATTCCGCCTACGAAATACAGCGGTTGGATTTTCTTTTGTCCAAATTGGCGCTTCAACGAGAAGATGGGACTTGGCTGGAATCTTCCGATTGGTTCGCTTTTTACAGTCTTCAGAAAGGTCGTCTCAAAGCCCGTGCTGAAGGTATTCCTGCGGGAAAATTTACAGCCATTCGTTTTGATGTGGGGCTGCCACCTGAGGCAGATCAATCAGATCCGAATCAGCGTCCGGTAGATCACGCCTTGCACCCTGACGTCTGCGGCTTGCACTGGGGCTGGCAGGGAGGTTACGTCTTCATGGCCCTCGAAGGCCATTGGGTGCGGCCTGATGCCACACAAGGTGGTTTTTCATACCATCTCGCCAAGGCACCCCATGCAATCCACGTAGTGATACCTGTAGATTTTCAAGGTGGCGGACCGCTAACCGTGAAACTGCGTCTGGATGCTTCCCGTCTCCTGAAAGGCGTGGATTTCGCCCATCATGGCACTTCCACGCATTCACGTGACGGGGATCCCCTGATTCCGCTCCTTCGGAAAAACATTCAGCAAGCCTTCAGCCTCCAGTCAGTTCATCACGATCTTTATCAAGCCCCCGCTTTGATCAAGCCGACTCTCAGTTCCGCATCAGCACATTCGGAATTTTATAACCTAGCCATCACCAGTCGTTTCCCACAGGTATCACTCCCCACAGATAACCCTCTTACCCCACAAGGCGTGGCCTTAGGCGAAGCCTTGTTTCATGATCCTCGTCTGTCCATCAATAACAGCCAGTCTTGCGCCAGTTGCCACCAACGAAGCGCGGCTTTTGCAGACTCTCGAAAATTCAGCCTGGGTGCTGAGGGCACGTTAGGGGTGCGCCAGGCGATGCCGCTCTTTAACTTAGCTTGGGAACCTGCCTTTTTTTGGGATGGCCGCGCAAAAAACCTTCGTGAACAGGTTTTGCTGCCCATTCAGAATAAGCATGAAATGAATGAAAGCTTGGAGCGGGTGGTCGCAAAAATCGCAGATCACAAAGAGGCTTTCTTTGCAGCTTTCAACACCACTGAAATCACACCTGAATTCATCGCTAAAGCTCTGGAGCAATACTTGTTATCTTTGATCTCCCAAGAATCACGCTTTGACCGCGCCGTGAGAAAAGTTGCCCTCATGACAGAGGAAGAGAAGCGTGGTTTGCAACTCTTCGTGACTGAATTTGATCCAGCTCGTGGCCTTCGTGGCGCCGATTGTTTTCATTGCCACGGCGGCACTTTATTCACTGACCATCAATTCAAAAACAATGGTCTCGACCTCATTTCTTCCGACCTCGGGCGGATGCAGGTGACTGGCTTAGAGACTGACAAAGGCAAGTTTAAAACCCCCAGCTTACGCAACATTGCCGTTACAGCCCCTTACATGCACGATGGCCGCTTCGCCACGCTGGAAGAAGTCGTGGAGCATTACAGCACAGGCGTGCAGCGTAGCGAGAATCTTGACCCCAATTTGGCCAAACATCCCGATGCTGGCCTGCAACTGACAAAGGAAGAAAAACAGGCACTCGTCGCCTTCCTCAAAACCCTCACCGACGAGGACTTTATTGCTTCGCCAGCTCCTTCCAAACTAGCCAACCGACCATGA